A window of Limisphaerales bacterium contains these coding sequences:
- a CDS encoding alpha/beta hydrolase gives MRLFVALFLTALTMSAAPFKKITNLQYAKVADQALALDLYLPTAQNAPLIVWVHGGAWRAGSKDFMPLTALVERGYAVASVDYRLSTVAKFPALIHDCKGAIRWLRAHAGKYGYNAQRICIAGNSAGGHLAALIGTSNGVAALEGTVGGNAEQSSDVQAIASYYGASNLTSILSQSTPHGLSVRVPALKLLLGDTPEKTEVLAKLASPVFHVDKNDPPLLLLHGDQDPQMPINQAHELHGRYKALKLDVAFEVLHGAAHGGEMFYDANRNAVVKAFLDRTLRK, from the coding sequence ATGCGCCTCTTCGTTGCCCTGTTCCTGACCGCCCTCACGATGTCCGCTGCGCCGTTCAAAAAAATTACGAACCTTCAGTACGCCAAAGTGGCCGATCAGGCGCTGGCGCTGGACCTCTATTTACCAACCGCCCAGAACGCGCCTCTCATCGTCTGGGTGCACGGCGGCGCGTGGCGCGCGGGCAGCAAAGATTTCATGCCGCTCACTGCGCTGGTGGAACGCGGCTACGCCGTGGCCAGCGTGGATTACCGACTCAGCACCGTGGCGAAATTCCCCGCGCTGATTCACGACTGCAAAGGCGCCATCCGCTGGCTGCGCGCGCACGCCGGGAAATACGGCTACAATGCCCAACGCATTTGCATCGCGGGCAATTCCGCCGGCGGCCATCTGGCGGCTTTGATCGGCACCAGCAACGGCGTGGCCGCGCTCGAGGGCACCGTGGGGGGTAACGCAGAACAGTCTTCCGACGTGCAGGCCATCGCGAGCTACTACGGTGCCAGCAACCTGACCAGCATCCTCAGCCAATCCACCCCGCACGGCCTCAGCGTCCGCGTGCCGGCGCTCAAGTTGTTGCTGGGGGACACGCCGGAGAAAACCGAGGTCTTGGCCAAGCTCGCCAGCCCGGTGTTTCACGTGGATAAAAACGATCCGCCCCTCCTCCTGCTGCACGGCGATCAAGATCCGCAAATGCCGATCAACCAAGCACACGAACTACACGGCCGCTACAAAGCCCTGAAGCTCGATGTCGCCTTCGAAGTGCTGCACGGCGCCGCCCACGGGGGCGAGATGTTTTACGACGCCAACCGCAACGCCGTGGTCAAAGCGTTCCTCGATCGCACCCTGCGAAAATAA